A region of the Nocardia nova SH22a genome:
GCGGAACATCGGGAAATTCGGCGTCTGGCGGTACTACGCGGGCTTCGAGCCGGGGCAAGCTCGGGAGCTGGAGGGGCTGGGCTACAGCACGCTGTGGCTCGGGGGTTCGCCTCCGGCGGAGCTACCCGCGGTGGAGGCATTGCTGGAGGAGACCGAGAATCTGTCGGTCGGGACGAGCATCGTGAACATCTGGTCGGCGCCGGCCGCGCAGGTGGCGGAGTCGTTCCATCGCATCGACCAGCGGTTTCCGGGGCGGTTCATTCTCGGCTTCGGGGCCGGGCATCCCGAGCAGGATTCGGATTTCCGCAAGCCCTACGACGCGCTCGTGGAGTATGTCGACGTCCTCGACGCCAACGGCGTTCCGAAACAGCAGCTCGCGCTGGCGGCTCTGGGGCCGCGGGTGTTGAAATTGTCGGCCGACCGCACGGCCGGTGCCCTGCCATATCTGGTGACCGCCGAGCACACCCGGCGGGCCCGCGAGATCCTCGGCCCGGACGCACTCCTCGTCCCCGAACACAAGATCTCGTTCAGCACCGATCCGGTCCAGGCGCGGCTGACCGCTCGCCCGCGCACGGAGTTCTATCTGAATCTGCAGAATTACGTCGCCAACCTGCGTCGGCTGGGCTTCTCCGACGAGGACCTGACTCCGCCCGGCAGCGATCGTCTGATCGACGCGCTGGCCCTGCACGGCACCGCCGATCAGATCGCCGACGCGCTGGTCGAGCATCTGAAGGCGGGTGCGGATCAGATCGCGATCCAGGTCACCGACGACGATCACATCGGGGTGCTGCGCGCCCTGGCTCCGGCGCTGGCCGCGCGCGTCTGAGCGCGCCGTCCGGGCAGGAGCCGACCGATCCTGCCCGGCGGTGCCTTCGCGGCACAGCCCTCAGGAGCGGACCAGGCGGGCGATGGCGTCGGTGGCCTCTTTGATCTTGGCTTCCGCCTCCGGCCCGCCCTGCACCGCGGCATCGACCACGCAGTGGCTGATGTGGTCCTCGAGCAGCCCCATCGCGACCGCCTGCAGTGCCTTGGTCATGGCCGAGACCTGGGTGAGGATATCGATGCAGTACTTCTCTTCTTCGACCATGCGCTGCAGGCCCCGGGCCTGACCCTCGATCCGGCGCAGCCGCTTGAGGTAGTCCTCCTTGGCCGTGATGTAGCCGTGGCTGGCGTGGTCGTGTCCGACCTGATCCTCGGTCACCGGCTGTTCCTCACTCCCGCCCCCATTAGCTGATACCCCCCTAGGGTACAGTATCGGTCCGCTGTTGTCAGGGTACGGCCCCGCGGCCGAGGCGACTGCATCCGGTGCGCCGCGGTACGCGAGAATCGGGACATGGACTCCCAGCCCCGCCCCGCCCTCGCCATCATCGGTGGCACGGGCTTCTACGATTTCTTCGGCGACGACGCGACCACCCTCGAGGTGGAGACGCCCTACGGTGCGCCGAGTGCGCCGATCACCGTGGGTGAGGTGGAGGGCCGCCGGGTCGCCTTCCTGCCGCGGCACGGGCGCAAACACGAGTACTCGCCGCACACCGTGCCGTACCGGGCCAACATGTGGGCACTGCGCTCGGTCGGGGTGCGCCGGATCTTCGCCCCGTGCGCGGTGGGCAGCCTGCGCGCGGACTGGGGGCCGGGCACCGTGGCGGTGCCCGATCAGCTGGTGGACCGCACCTCGGGCCGGGATCAGACCTATTTCGACAACGGCGGCATCCACATCTCCTTCGCCGATCCGTACTGCGACGAATTGCGTTCGGCGGCCGTGGGTTCCGCGGTCCCCGAACTGCCACTGCGCGACAGCGCGACCATGGTCGTGGTGCAGGGCCCGCGTTTCTCCAGTCGCGCCGAGAGCCGCTGGTTCGCCGGACAGGGCTGGGAACTGGTGAACATGACCGGATATCCGGAGGCGGCGCTGGCTCGCGAGCTCGAAATGTGCTACGCCGCAATCGCTCTGGTCACGGATCTGGACGCCGGTCTCGAAGCGGGTCAAGGGGTCAGCGCGGCAGCGGTATTCGCCGAGTTCGAGCGAAATCTGGTGCCGTTCAAGACCATGGTGCGGCGGGCGGTCGCGGCCGTGGAGCAGGAGCGGACCTGCGCTGGTTGCGCCGTGCACGACGGCGTGACGCTGCCCTTCGAACTGCCCTGAGGTCAGTGATCCCGCAGATCGATCCGGGCCAGGGCGAAATGCGGGATCCCGGCGCCGTCCGGTCCGTGTGGCAGGGGTGAGACCTCGGCATCGACGCTCAGCCAGCCGCCGCCGACCGCCGCCAGGCGCAGGCCCGGCAGGGAGATCGACGGCGCGCCCGCACGGATATCGTTGCGCGCGGCGATGATTCGCTCGCGATCGGCGGGATGCGGCAGCTTCCGTTCGTCGGTGCCGCCCGTCCAGTCGAGTCCGGGGACGGGCGGGCTGATCCACCGGATCACCCGGACCCGTTCGGTGTCCAGCACCGCCAGATACATCCCCGGATTGCGGTGGACGAGGGTGTCCACCGTCGCGGCCTCGAACGATTTCGCCTGCGGCGCGACACTGTCGGTGATATCGGCCAGCAGACCGCGCCACAGGTGCGGATCGGCGGTGGAATTGCGGGTCGCCATCATCAGTGTGCGCAGACCGTGCGGAGTGCGCACGACCAGTTCGCCGCACCAGCGCGAACCCGGTGTCCCGCGCGCCACCGTGGCCGCCAGCTCGA
Encoded here:
- a CDS encoding metal-sensitive transcriptional regulator, whose amino-acid sequence is MTEDQVGHDHASHGYITAKEDYLKRLRRIEGQARGLQRMVEEEKYCIDILTQVSAMTKALQAVAMGLLEDHISHCVVDAAVQGGPEAEAKIKEATDAIARLVRS
- a CDS encoding LLM class F420-dependent oxidoreductase, giving the protein MTERARNIGKFGVWRYYAGFEPGQARELEGLGYSTLWLGGSPPAELPAVEALLEETENLSVGTSIVNIWSAPAAQVAESFHRIDQRFPGRFILGFGAGHPEQDSDFRKPYDALVEYVDVLDANGVPKQQLALAALGPRVLKLSADRTAGALPYLVTAEHTRRAREILGPDALLVPEHKISFSTDPVQARLTARPRTEFYLNLQNYVANLRRLGFSDEDLTPPGSDRLIDALALHGTADQIADALVEHLKAGADQIAIQVTDDDHIGVLRALAPALAARV
- a CDS encoding S-methyl-5'-thioadenosine phosphorylase, with the protein product MDSQPRPALAIIGGTGFYDFFGDDATTLEVETPYGAPSAPITVGEVEGRRVAFLPRHGRKHEYSPHTVPYRANMWALRSVGVRRIFAPCAVGSLRADWGPGTVAVPDQLVDRTSGRDQTYFDNGGIHISFADPYCDELRSAAVGSAVPELPLRDSATMVVVQGPRFSSRAESRWFAGQGWELVNMTGYPEAALARELEMCYAAIALVTDLDAGLEAGQGVSAAAVFAEFERNLVPFKTMVRRAVAAVEQERTCAGCAVHDGVTLPFELP
- a CDS encoding GAF domain-containing protein; this translates as MILGHWLLIETLDVPATWSVLAVDTAPRRWKSLARTVPARLMPILTAAAATGEVVDRQLPKSRYAWSGHHARAVALPGPDDRVHAVQMWVGPGRPPPPPAVATQLLDARTRATEVRPVGLGPAFDRGRTIWVGAESFEHVERFDDALELAATVARGTPGSRWCGELVVRTPHGLRTLMMATRNSTADPHLWRGLLADITDSVAPQAKSFEAATVDTLVHRNPGMYLAVLDTERVRVIRWISPPVPGLDWTGGTDERKLPHPADRERIIAARNDIRAGAPSISLPGLRLAAVGGGWLSVDAEVSPLPHGPDGAGIPHFALARIDLRDH